The Pseudomonas sp. R4-35-07 nucleotide sequence TCTCGCGGCCCAGGTCGTGACGGCTTTGGCCGGTGGCTTCCAGTTGGCGTTCCACCAGCATCTGGGTGGCGATGCCGGCGTGGTCGGTGCCCGGCTGCCACAGCGTGTTACGGCCTTGCATGCGGCGGAAACGGATCAACGCATCCATGATCGCATTGTTGAAGCCATGGCCCATGTGCAGGCTGCCAGTGACATTCGGCGGTGGGATCATGATGGTGTACGAGTCGCCCGCACCTTGTGGGGCGAAATAGTTCTCGGACTCCCAGGTGTTGTACCAGGAAGTTTCGATAGCGTGGGGCTGATAGGTCTTATCCATGCGCGGCGGGACCCTAGTTGGCATTTATTCAGGAAAGCCGGCAAGTATAACGGGGCAGGGCGAGGAGGGCGAGTTGGCGTACAGCAAATGTGGGAGGGGGCTTGCCCCCGATAGCGGTGGATCAGTCACAACATCACTGACTGACACTCAGCTATCGGGGGCAAGCCCCCTCCCACATTGGATCTTTGTGTGGCTTAAGACTGGTACTGGCTGAGCAACCGCTCCATCCGCGCATCCATCCGCCGCTTGATCTCGGCTTCGATATGCGGGGCAAAATCGGCGATCACGTCTTGCATGATCAGTTGCGCGGCGGCGCGCAGTTCGTTGTCCAGGTGCAGCAGCAATGCGTCGGGCGCTTTTTCTGTTGCGGGAGCGGGCGGCGCGGCCACAGGCTTGGGTGCAGCAGGCTGGTTGTCGACCATGTCGGACAACAGTGGAATCTGTACCCCGGCCTCGACCGATTCGGTCAACAGCGGCGGTTGCAGGTCATCATCA carries:
- a CDS encoding DNA polymerase III subunit chi; this encodes MDTPNPMKKDDHLLDDLESIRQLLGDDDLQPPLLTESVEAGVQIPLLSDMVDNQPAAPKPVAAPPAPATEKAPDALLLHLDNELRAAAQLIMQDVIADFAPHIEAEIKRRMDARMERLLSQYQS